The segment TCGGGTCCGAGCAGTTCCAGCGAGCGGACGGCGGCGGCCAGCGAGCGGTGGGCGTCGCCGGAGCCGTGGGTGCCGGTGGCGGTCGCGCCGGCCACCGAGATGTGCGGCAGCGAGGCCAGGTTGGCGAGGGCGAGGCCGGCCGCGTCCAGGGCGGCGGCGAGTTCCGCGTAGCGGGTGGCGGCGGAGACGGTGACGGTGCGGCGGTCGGGGGCGATCTCGATCCGGGTCGGCAGGTCGTCCAGCAGGACCAGGTCGCCGTCGGTGTCGGCGACCGGGCTGAACGAGTGCCCGCTGCCGAGCGCCCGGATCCGCTCGCTGCGGCGGACCAGCTCCCGCAGTTCGTCGAGGGCGCGCGGCCGGTGGACTGCGCGGGCGCCGAAGACCAGGTTGCCCGCCCAGTTGGTCAGCGGTCCGGGGGTCGGCCGTCCGGTGCCGGTGGAGGTCATCGGCGCACCTCCAGGGGCTCGAAGTCCATTTGCAAGGTCGAGAGACAAATTAGTTCACGAAGGGGACGGCGGCAAGGGCCGAGACGGCCGAAAGTTTCGGGAGCGCCCGCGCCCCTCACCGGCGGCCCGGTGCCGCCGTGCTGGAGCGCACCACCAGCGTGGTGGACAGCTCCAGCCGGGTCGGCGCGGTGGGGGGCTCGCCGCCGCGCAGGGCGAGGACCAGCCGGGTGGCCTGCTCGGCCATCTCGCGCAGCGGCTGCCGGACGGTGGTCAGCGCGGGGCTGGTCCACTGGGCGAGGTCGAGGTCGTCGTAGCCGACCACGGAGAGGTCCTCGGGGACGCGCAGGCCGTGCAGCCGGGCGGCCTCCATGACGCCGAGGGCCTGCAGGTCGCTGCCGGCGAAGATCGCGGTGGGGCGGTCGGGGAGGGCCAGCAGCCGCTTGGCGCGGGCGAGTCCGCCCTCGGCGTGGAAGTCGCCGTAGGCGATCAGGTCCGGGTCGGCGCCGAGTCCGGCCATGGCCAGCGCGGAGCGGTAGCCGTCGAGCCGGGCGTGTGCGCAGAGGGTGTCCTCGGGGCCGGTGACGATGCCGATCCGGCGGTGGCCGAGCTCGATCAGGTGCCGGGTGGCGGCCAGGCCGCCGGCCCAGTTGGCGGAGCCGACCGAGGGGACGTCCGGGTCGGGGTTGCCGGCCGGGTCGATGATGACGAACGGGATGGAGCGGGCCCGGAGTTGGCGCTTGAGCTCGGGCGGCAGGCCGGAGAGGACGAGCACCACGCCGAGCGGCCGCCGGCGCAGCACGGCGTCGATCCAGCCGGGTCCGGGGGCGCGCCGGGAGCCGCTGTGCGCGACCACGACCGCGGCGCCGTGCTCGTCGGCGACGGTCTCGACGCCGCGCAGCAGTTCCATCGCCCAGAGGCTGTCGAGTTCGTGGAAGACGATCTCGATCAGCGGCGCCTCGCCGCCGCGGGCGCCGCGCTGGTAGTCGTGCGCGCGCAGGATCCGCTCGACCCGGTCCCGGGTGGCGGCCGAGACGTCGGTACGTCCGTTGAGGACCTTCGAAACCGTCGAAACGGAGATTTCGGCCTCCCGTGCGATGTCCGCAAGGGTGGCTCGTCCCAGTTCATCGCCCTTTTCCATGCGCGCAGCATAGGGCACGGCGGGTGGGCCGAGCGGCTCGGATCACGCTTCAGTAACCCTCGCGACGGGGGGTTGACCCGAAACACGCTCGCAACTTAGCGTCCCGGCCAGGCATTGATTTCGAGACTCGGCTCGAAACTTTAGGAGACTCCTGATGAAGAGACGTGCTTTCGCTGTGGCACTCGGGCTGTCCCTGGTGACGGTGGGGGTGACGGCCTGCGGCAGCGGGGGCTCGTCCGCCGGCGGCGGCTCGAACACGATCCACGTGCTGGTCTACGGCGACGCCAGCAACAAGGTCGAGAAGCAGCTGGTCGAGACCTTCAACAAGACCTCGAAGGTCAAGGTCGTCCTCGACACCATCCCGGGCGCCGACTACCAGTCCAAGCTCAACACCGTCATCAACACCCCGCAGGCGCCGGACGTCTTCTTCAACTGGGGCGGCGGCAGCATCCAGCCCTACGTCAAGGCCGACCTGCTGCTCCCGCTGGACAGCATGATCGAGGCCGACCCGGGCCTGAAGTCGAACTTCCTCCCCTCGGTGTTCGACACCGCGGTGATCGACGGCAAGTCCTACGGCATCCCGATGCGCGGCACCCAGCCGGTGCTGCTGTTCAACAACAAGAAGGTGCTGGCGGCGGCCGGCCTGAGCGTCCCGAAGACCTGGGACGAGCTGCTGAACGCCGTCGCCGCGCTGAAGGCCAAGGGCATCACCCCGTTCGCGCTCGGCGGCGGCGACCAGTGGCCGACCCTGATGTGGTACGAGTACGTCTTCGACCGGGTGGCCGGCCCCGAGCTGTTCCGGAAGGCGCTGGCCGGCGACAAGACCGCCTGGGAGAGCCCGGAGTCGAAGCAGGCGCTCGGCATGCTCAAGCAGCTGGTCGACGCGGGCGCGTTCGGCTCGAACTTCGACTCGGTGAAGTTCACCGACGGCGGCTCCCCGGCGCTGCTGGCCAAGGGCAAGGCCGCGTTCGAGCTGATGGGCTCCTGGGCGTACGCCACCCAGCAGGACGCCAGCCCGGACTTCGCCAAGAACGACCTCGGCTACAGCGCCTTCCCGTCCGTCGCGGGCGGCAAGGGCGACCCGGCGAACCTGGTCGGCAACACCAACAACTTCTACTCGGTGCTGAAGAAGACCAAGCACCCGGAGGCGGCCGCGGCCTTCCTCAAGCTGATGTACTCCGACGAGTTCGTGCAGGCCCAGCTGGCCATCGGCAACCTGCCGACCACCACCAACACCGAGCACTTCCTCGACACCGCGGCCAGCCCCGCGTACTCGAAGTACCAGTACGGCCTGGTCAAGGCGGCCCCCTCGTTCCAGCTCTCCTGGGACCAGGCGTACCCGCCGGCCGCCACCACGCCGATCCACACCGCCGTCCAGCAGTTCTTCAGCGGCAAGCTCGACGTGGACGGCTTCATCAAGGCCATGCAGGCCCTCCCCGCCTCCTGAGACCCCTGAGACGACCCCCATGAGCACTTCCTCCCTCGGATCCGGGCCCGGATCCGGTTCCGGGCCCGGCCGCGGTGCGCGCGCCGGGCGCCGGGCCGGCCGCCGGGCCGGTGTCGGGGTGACCCGCCCGGGCCTGGCCTGGGCGGTGCCCGCCACCGTCTTCTTCCTCCTGTTCGCGATCCTGCCGCTGGTGCTGGTCGCGGTGCTGTCCTTCACCAGCTGGGACGGGGTCGGCGCGCCGACCTTCAACGGCCTGGACAACTGGACCAGGCTGCTGCACGACCCGGTGATGACGCAGAGCGTCTGGCTGACCCTGGTGCTGACCGCGGCCGGCGTCCTGGTGCAGACCCCGGTCAGCGTCCTGCTGGGCGTCTGGGCGGCCGGGCACCAGCGCAACCGGGCCGTGCTGTCGGCGGTCTTCTTCACCCCGCTGCTGCTCTCCGCCACCGCGATCTCGGTGGTCTGGCGGGCCGTCCTCGACCCCAACTTCGGCGTCCCGTCCCAGCTGCCGTGGCTGTTCGGCGACGGCAACCTGATGGGCAGCCAGAGCGGCGCGATCGCGGTGCTGACCTTCGTCGGCATGTGGCAGTGGACGCCGATGCACGCCCTGCTCTACCAGGGCGGCGCCCGGGCGATCCCGCGGGTGCTCTACCAGGCCGCGGCGATCGACGGCGCGGGCAAGGTCCGGCAGTTCCTGCACATCACCCTGCCGCAGCTGCGCAACACCATGATCACCTCGGTGATCCTGATGCTGGTCGGCGGCCTCACCACCTTCGACACCGTGCTGATCCTGACCCAGGGCGGCCCGGGCACCGACACCACCAACAGCGCCTTCTACATGTACCAGCAGGCCTTCAAGAGCTTCGACTTCGGCTCCGGCTCGGCCATCGCCCTGGTCCTCGTGGTGGTCGCCACCCTGATCTCGCTCGCCGTCGTCCGGCTCTCCGGCTACGACAAGATGCGCGGCACCACGGAGGGACTCTGATGCGTAGGCGTCCCAACCACCTCGCCGGGCTCGGCTCGCTGGTCTGGCTGGCCGTCGTCGGCTTCCCGCTGTACGTGCTGCTGATCTCGACCTTCCGGACCAGGGCCAGCTACTCCTCCGAGGGGCCGCTCAGCTTCCCCGAGCACCTCACCCTGCAGAACTACGCCGACGACTTCTCCAACGGCTTCGGCCAGGACTTCCTCAACACGGTGATCGTCACCGCCAGCGTGGTCGCGATCGTGCTGCTGGTCGTCCCGCCGCTGGCCTACGCGATCGTCCGGGCCCGGGGCCGGACCATCGCCACCGTCTTCCGGATCTTCCTGCTCGGCCTGGCGATCCCCGCCCAGGCCGTGATCGTCCCGATGTTCTACGTGATCAGCAAGGCCGGCCTGTACGACCACCTGATCGGCGTGATCCTGCCGACCGCCGCGTTCTGCCTGCCGGTGTGCACGCTGGTGCTGACCGGCGCCATGCGCGACATCACCAACGAGCTGTACGAGGCCATGGCGATGGACGGCGCCACCCCCTGGCGGGTGTTCTGGCAACTGGTGGTGCCGCTGTCCAGGGGCGGCCTGTCGTCCGTCGTGGTCTTCTCGGCGCTCCAGGCGTGGAACGGCTTCCTGTTCCCGCTGATCCTGACCCAGTCGGAGAGCAGCAAGGTCATCACCCTCGGCCTGTACAACTTCCAGACCGAGCACGGCGTCGACGTGCCCGGCCTGCTCAGCGCCGTCGTGCTGTCGATGCTCCCGATCTTCATCGTCTACCTGTTCGCCCGACGTGCCTTGGTCCAGGGCCTCATGGGCGTCGGAGGAAAGTGACCACCGAGATGAACCCGGCCGTTCCCACCGAAGCCCCCACCGAAGCCCCCGGCACCGCCGCCCCCGCCGCCCCCGCACCCGCGCCCCGCTGGCGCGACCGCGCGCTGAGCGCCGGGGAGCGCGCCGACGCGCTGATCGCCGAGATGACCCTGCCGGAGAAACTGGCCCAGCTGATCGGCGTCTGGGTCGGCGCCTCCGACGAGGGCGGCGACGTCGCCCCGCACCAGCACGACATGGAGGAGCCGCCGGACCTGGACGACCTGCTCCCGCAGGGCCTCGGCCAGCTGACCCGCCCGTTCGGCACCCGCCCGGTCGACCCGGCGCTCGGCGCGCTCTCGCTGGCCCGCAGCCAGCAGCGGATCGCCGCCGCCAACCGGTTCGGCATCCCCGCGCTGGCCCACGAGGAGTGCCTGGCCGGCTTCGCCGCCTGGGGCGCCACCGCCTACCCGGTGCCGCTGTCCTGGGGCGCCGCCTTCGACCCGCCGCTGGTCGAGCGGATGGCCGCCGCGATCGGCCGCGACCTGCGCGCGGTCGGCGTCCACCAGGGCCTGGCGCCCGTCCTCGACGTGGTCCGGGACGCCCGCTGGGGCCGGGTCGAGGAGACCATCGGCGAGGACCCGTACCTGGTCGGCACGGTCGCCGCCGCGTACGTCCGCGGCCTGGAGTCGGCGGGCGTCGTCGCCACCCTCAAGCACTTCGCCGGGTACTCGGCCTCCCGGGCCGGGCGCAACCTCGCCCCGGTCGGGATGGGCGTCCGCGAGCGCGCCGACGTCATCCTGCCGCCGTTCGAGATGGCCGTCCGCGAGGGCCGGCCGCGCTCCGTCATGCACGCCTACACCGACACCGACGGCGTGCCGTCCGCCGCCGACGGGGAACTGCTGACCGGGCTGCTCCGCGACACCTGGGGCTTCGACGGCACCGTGGTCGCCGACTACTTCGGCATCGCCTTCCTCAAGGTGCTGCACGGCGTGGCCGGCGACTGGGCGGAGGCCGCCGCGCTCGCGCTGGCCGCCGGCGTCGACGTCGAACTGCCCACCGTCAAGACCTTCGGCGAGCCGCTGCTGCGCGCCGTCGAGGACGGCACCGTCCCCCTCGCGACCGTCGACCGGGCGCTGCGCCGGGTGCTCGCCCAGAAGGCCGAACTCGGCCTGCTGGACGAGGACTGGGACGCCGTCCCCGCCGCGCTGGCCGGCCGCCCGCTGGACGACCCGTCCGCGCTGCGCGGCACCGTCGACCTCGACCCGCCGGAGAACCGGGCACTGGCCCGGGAGATCGCCGAACGCGCCGTCGTGCTGCTCAGCAACGACGGCACCCTGCCGCTGCGCGCGCCCCGCCGGATCGCGCTGATCGGCCCGAACGCCGACACCCCGACCGCGGTGCTCGGCTGCTACGCCTTCCCCGTGCACGTCGGCGGCCAGCACCCGGACGTCCCGCTCGGCATCGAACTGCCCACGCTGCGCCAGGCGTTGGCCGCCGAGTTCCCCGGCACCGAGATCTGGACGGCGGCCGGCGCGAGCGTCGACGGCCCGGACACCTCCGGCTTCGCCGAGGCCCTCGACCTGGCCCGCCGGGCCGACGTGGTGGTGCTGGCGCTCGGCGACCGGGCCGGCCTGTTCGGACGCGGCACCAGCGGCGAGGGCTGCGACGTCGAACTGCTCGAACTCCCGGGCGTCCAGCAGCAGTTGCTGGACGCGCTGCTGGACGTCGGGACGCCGGTGGTGCCGGTGCTGCTGGCCGGCCGGCCGTACGCGCTGGGCCGGGCGGTCACCGGGGCCGCCGCCCTGGTGCAGGCGTTCTTCCCCGGCGAGGCCGGCACCGAGGCGGTGGCCGGCGTGCTCAGCGGCCGGATCAACCCGTCCGGCCGGCTGCCGGTCAGCATCCCGGCCCGGCCCGGCGTCCAGCCCTCCACCTACCTGGCGGCCCGGCTGGCCGGCCCCAGCGAGGTCTCCAGCACCGACCCGACGCCCGCGTTCGGCTTCGGCCACGGCCTCGGCTACACCGCCTTCGAGTGGACCGGCCTCGCCGTCGACCGCGAGACCACCGGCACCGACGGCGAGTTCGAGCTCGCCTTCACGCTCCGCAACACCGGCGACCGGGCCGGCAGCGAGACCGTCCAGCTCTACCTGCACGACCCGGTCGCCGGCGTGGTCCAGCCGGTGCAGCGGCTGATCGGCTACCGCCGGATCGAACTCGACGCCGGCGAGAGCACCCTGGTCCGGATCACCGTCCCCGCCGACCTGGCCTCCCACACCGGCCGCGACCACCGCCGGATCGTCGAACCCGGCGCCCTGGAACTGCGGATCGCCGCCGCCAGCACCGACCCCCGCCTCACCGCCACCGTCCGCCTGGACGGCCCGGTCCGCGTCCTGGACCACACCCGGCGGCTGCACGCGGAGTTCCGGACCGGCTGACCCCGCCGCACCGCCCGCCGACCCGACGGCCGCGCCGCCTCCCCGCCACGGGAGGCGACGCGGCCGTCCGCGCGCGCCGGACGCCGTGGCGACCGGCGCGAAGCGCTGGTCCGCGGCCGGCCCGAGCGCCTGCGGCACCGACCGACTCGGTCGCGGGAGGTCACGCGGCTCGACGGTGCGAACGATCGTGGAGGCGCCTCTCGCCGAGGAGCCGACAACCGGGGGAGCGGGCCTCGACCGCCCCGCTCCGAACGGGCTCGGGCCCGGGGTGCGGTCAGCCGTCGAGCTCGGCGGAGGGGAGGACGGCGCCCGGGACGTCGGCCGGGGCGAGGAGGGTGTGCTCGCCCGGGTAGGGCTGCTGCCAGTCGTGGGCCTCGTACCAGGTGAGGTGGTTCAGCTGGGCCGGGTTGGCGCGGTCCGGCACGGCGTCGGGGCCGGTCAGGTGCTGCTGCTTCTTCCAGTCCGACCACTTCGCCGCGAGGTCCGCCGCCGGGGCGGGGACGCTCCCGGTCGGGGCGGCGGCGGCCGCCGGGTCCGCCGGGGCCGGGACGTCCGGGCCGCAGGGGGGCGGGGTGGCGAGGCCGTTGGTGAGCGAGGTGCGGTTGGGCAGGGCGGTGAACGGGGCGGGGTCGGGGGTGCGGGTGAAGGCGCCGGTCATCGGGGTGGCGGCGGTGTCCTTCTGGTTCATCGGCTTGATCCCGAGGATCTGCTCGATGGTGCGGATCATGTTGATCTGCGAGTAGTAGCGGCTGTCGACGACGCCGTGCCGGGCGTACGGGCTGATCACCTGGATCGGCGCCCGGTGCCCGTCGACGTGGTCCAGGCCCGCCTGCGAGTCGTCCTCGACCACGAAGACCGCCGAGGAGTCCCAGTACGGGCTGTGGCTGATCTCGTCGACGATCTGTCCGACCGCGAGGTCGTTGTCGGCGACCTGGGCGGCCGCGTTGGCGGGCCCGCCGGTGTGGTCGCTGGAGAGCCAGAGCATGTTCAGGTCGGCGGGGCCGTTCCGTTCGAAGTCCTGCTTCCAGATCTGGGCGCGGTAGACGTCCGGCACGCTGGTGTCGAACTTCGGGAAGGCCGGCACCGACACCCGGTTCAGCGACGGGATCGGCGAGGAGGACACCAGCCGGTAGGCCGAACCGGCCCCGGTGGCGGCCATGTTCCTGGTGTCGCAGTACAGGTTCTGCCAGCTCGCGTCGGCCGGCTTGGCGAGGAACTGGTGGAACTCGCCGAAGTCCCGCACGCTCCGCCCGGCCGCCTGCGCGCCGCTCCACAGCGTGCCGCTCGCCTGGTGGCCGAGCGCGTCGTCCTCGGTGTCGTAGCTGCGCAGGTACTCGCCCGCCGAGGACTCGGTGTACTCCGGATTGTCGGCCTGCATCAGCCAGTTGTGGCCCTCGGCGGAGTTGGTGCCGATGTCGTACGTGTTGTCGTAGAGGCCGAACTGCCG is part of the Kitasatospora setae KM-6054 genome and harbors:
- a CDS encoding LacI family DNA-binding transcriptional regulator; protein product: MEKGDELGRATLADIAREAEISVSTVSKVLNGRTDVSAATRDRVERILRAHDYQRGARGGEAPLIEIVFHELDSLWAMELLRGVETVADEHGAAVVVAHSGSRRAPGPGWIDAVLRRRPLGVVLVLSGLPPELKRQLRARSIPFVIIDPAGNPDPDVPSVGSANWAGGLAATRHLIELGHRRIGIVTGPEDTLCAHARLDGYRSALAMAGLGADPDLIAYGDFHAEGGLARAKRLLALPDRPTAIFAGSDLQALGVMEAARLHGLRVPEDLSVVGYDDLDLAQWTSPALTTVRQPLREMAEQATRLVLALRGGEPPTAPTRLELSTTLVVRSSTAAPGRR
- a CDS encoding ABC transporter substrate-binding protein; translation: MKRRAFAVALGLSLVTVGVTACGSGGSSAGGGSNTIHVLVYGDASNKVEKQLVETFNKTSKVKVVLDTIPGADYQSKLNTVINTPQAPDVFFNWGGGSIQPYVKADLLLPLDSMIEADPGLKSNFLPSVFDTAVIDGKSYGIPMRGTQPVLLFNNKKVLAAAGLSVPKTWDELLNAVAALKAKGITPFALGGGDQWPTLMWYEYVFDRVAGPELFRKALAGDKTAWESPESKQALGMLKQLVDAGAFGSNFDSVKFTDGGSPALLAKGKAAFELMGSWAYATQQDASPDFAKNDLGYSAFPSVAGGKGDPANLVGNTNNFYSVLKKTKHPEAAAAFLKLMYSDEFVQAQLAIGNLPTTTNTEHFLDTAASPAYSKYQYGLVKAAPSFQLSWDQAYPPAATTPIHTAVQQFFSGKLDVDGFIKAMQALPAS
- a CDS encoding carbohydrate ABC transporter permease, with translation MSTSSLGSGPGSGSGPGRGARAGRRAGRRAGVGVTRPGLAWAVPATVFFLLFAILPLVLVAVLSFTSWDGVGAPTFNGLDNWTRLLHDPVMTQSVWLTLVLTAAGVLVQTPVSVLLGVWAAGHQRNRAVLSAVFFTPLLLSATAISVVWRAVLDPNFGVPSQLPWLFGDGNLMGSQSGAIAVLTFVGMWQWTPMHALLYQGGARAIPRVLYQAAAIDGAGKVRQFLHITLPQLRNTMITSVILMLVGGLTTFDTVLILTQGGPGTDTTNSAFYMYQQAFKSFDFGSGSAIALVLVVVATLISLAVVRLSGYDKMRGTTEGL
- a CDS encoding carbohydrate ABC transporter permease, giving the protein MRRRPNHLAGLGSLVWLAVVGFPLYVLLISTFRTRASYSSEGPLSFPEHLTLQNYADDFSNGFGQDFLNTVIVTASVVAIVLLVVPPLAYAIVRARGRTIATVFRIFLLGLAIPAQAVIVPMFYVISKAGLYDHLIGVILPTAAFCLPVCTLVLTGAMRDITNELYEAMAMDGATPWRVFWQLVVPLSRGGLSSVVVFSALQAWNGFLFPLILTQSESSKVITLGLYNFQTEHGVDVPGLLSAVVLSMLPIFIVYLFARRALVQGLMGVGGK
- a CDS encoding beta-xylosidase/alpha-l-arabinosidase — translated: MNPAVPTEAPTEAPGTAAPAAPAPAPRWRDRALSAGERADALIAEMTLPEKLAQLIGVWVGASDEGGDVAPHQHDMEEPPDLDDLLPQGLGQLTRPFGTRPVDPALGALSLARSQQRIAAANRFGIPALAHEECLAGFAAWGATAYPVPLSWGAAFDPPLVERMAAAIGRDLRAVGVHQGLAPVLDVVRDARWGRVEETIGEDPYLVGTVAAAYVRGLESAGVVATLKHFAGYSASRAGRNLAPVGMGVRERADVILPPFEMAVREGRPRSVMHAYTDTDGVPSAADGELLTGLLRDTWGFDGTVVADYFGIAFLKVLHGVAGDWAEAAALALAAGVDVELPTVKTFGEPLLRAVEDGTVPLATVDRALRRVLAQKAELGLLDEDWDAVPAALAGRPLDDPSALRGTVDLDPPENRALAREIAERAVVLLSNDGTLPLRAPRRIALIGPNADTPTAVLGCYAFPVHVGGQHPDVPLGIELPTLRQALAAEFPGTEIWTAAGASVDGPDTSGFAEALDLARRADVVVLALGDRAGLFGRGTSGEGCDVELLELPGVQQQLLDALLDVGTPVVPVLLAGRPYALGRAVTGAAALVQAFFPGEAGTEAVAGVLSGRINPSGRLPVSIPARPGVQPSTYLAARLAGPSEVSSTDPTPAFGFGHGLGYTAFEWTGLAVDRETTGTDGEFELAFTLRNTGDRAGSETVQLYLHDPVAGVVQPVQRLIGYRRIELDAGESTLVRITVPADLASHTGRDHRRIVEPGALELRIAAASTDPRLTATVRLDGPVRVLDHTRRLHAEFRTG